The following DNA comes from Croceicoccus sp. YJ47.
TTACGACCGCTTGCTGGTGGTCGTCATGTCCGAACCGCTGCGGCAAGAGTTCGACTTGTCCGACACGCAATATGGTTTGCTGACCGGCCCGGCGTTCGTCCTTGTCTATGCGCTGGCCAGCCTGACCTTCGGGCGGCTTGCCGATGTCTGCAATCGCGGCCGGCTCATTGCCTTTGCCATCGCTTTATGGAGCGCGATGACGGCGCTTTGCGGGTTCGCCAAGTCGTTCCCCATGCTGGCGCTCGCCCGCGCGGGCATCGGGATTGGCGAAGGCGGATCGAACCCGGCGGGGCTTTCGCTCCTCAGCGATCATTTCCCGCCGCAAAAGCGTGTCAATGCGCTCGCCCTGTTCCAGGCGGGCGGAATGGTCGGCATGCTGGGAAGCTTTCTCATCGCCAGTCAGATCGCGATTGCCCATGGCTGGAGAGCGGCTTTCTTCATCGCCGCGCTTCCGGGCCTGCTTCTGGCCGTGGCCAGCCTGATCTTCCTGCGCGAACCCATGCGCGGACGACATGACGCTCAGACAGCCGATGATGCCGCTGCCGAACCGGGCAGTTTCATGGGGACGGCGCGCGATCTGTGGCGTAATCGTGCCTATCGCTGGCTTTGCGCCGCGGCGAGCACAGGCGTCTTTTCCAGCCTCGGCATGCTCGTCTGGCTGCCGCAGTTCTTCATCCGCTATCACGGGCTGAACCAGTCTCAGGTCGGTTTGCTGTTCGGTCCCGTCGCCGCGCTGGGTTTGCTGGCATGCTCGCCGGCGGCTGGCTTGGAAACCGCCTTGCCAGTCGCTCG
Coding sequences within:
- a CDS encoding MFS transporter, encoding MALGLLATINMMNYYDRLLVVVMSEPLRQEFDLSDTQYGLLTGPAFVLVYALASLTFGRLADVCNRGRLIAFAIALWSAMTALCGFAKSFPMLALARAGIGIGEGGSNPAGLSLLSDHFPPQKRVNALALFQAGGMVGMLGSFLIASQIAIAHGWRAAFFIAALPGLLLAVASLIFLREPMRGRHDAQTADDAAAEPGSFMGTARDLWRNRAYRWLCAAASTGVFSSLGMLVWLPQFFIRYHGLNQSQVGLLFGPVAALGLLACSPAAGLETALPVARLPRRSRSASRPILRSSRSFWGCSGSAPRHWRLRPASSAWRWP